A genomic stretch from uncultured Cohaesibacter sp. includes:
- a CDS encoding alpha/beta hydrolase, producing the protein MEKFNAHKGQIQRDGYTLGYRIEGHGAPLLIIGSHVFYPRTFSANLRTKRKLIFVDHRGFSPVNRAIHTRDCALGTIMDDLSALCQTLGLAQTDILGHSGHGYMALEFARRCPERVRKTVLVGTGPNQDPETMAHGERIWAMLAAPDRKKRLEQDLEWMTRQIEAEPEKRFIWMCLGMGARSWFDPHFDARDLWQDVHVNMPIFDHLWGETFRDYDTHKALSEMKSPLLICMGRHDHLVAPVETWFPYLPEKNQPVFALFEYSAHTPQLEEADRFDDTILTFLS; encoded by the coding sequence ATGGAAAAATTTAACGCTCATAAAGGGCAAATCCAACGTGATGGATACACACTTGGCTACAGGATTGAAGGGCATGGCGCCCCTTTGCTCATCATCGGTAGCCATGTTTTTTACCCCCGCACCTTTTCTGCAAATCTACGCACAAAGAGAAAACTGATCTTTGTTGACCACCGTGGCTTCTCTCCGGTCAACAGAGCGATCCATACACGCGATTGCGCATTGGGGACGATCATGGATGATCTCTCCGCTCTATGCCAAACGCTTGGTCTTGCTCAAACAGACATCCTTGGGCATTCAGGCCATGGCTATATGGCACTGGAATTCGCTCGGCGCTGCCCGGAACGGGTGCGCAAGACTGTACTCGTGGGCACGGGCCCAAACCAGGACCCGGAAACCATGGCCCATGGAGAACGCATCTGGGCGATGCTCGCAGCGCCTGACCGCAAGAAAAGGCTGGAGCAAGATCTGGAATGGATGACGCGACAGATTGAGGCCGAGCCAGAAAAAAGATTCATCTGGATGTGCCTTGGAATGGGGGCGCGGAGTTGGTTCGATCCGCATTTCGATGCGAGGGACCTTTGGCAGGATGTGCATGTCAACATGCCCATCTTTGACCATTTATGGGGAGAAACATTCCGCGACTATGATACCCATAAAGCATTGTCGGAAATGAAGAGCCCACTTTTGATCTGTATGGGAAGACATGACCATCTGGTTGCGCCGGTGGAAACATGGTTTCCTTATCTACCAGAGAAAAACCAGCCGGTCTTTGCGCTTTTTGAGTATAGCGCTCACACGCCACAACTGGAAGAAGCAGACCGGTTCGATGATACGATCTTGACCTTTCTGAGCTAA
- a CDS encoding antibiotic biosynthesis monooxygenase, whose translation MIAVIFEAWVPGGARSDYLNLAAELRPLLSDLDGFLSIERFQSLNDPEKVLSLSFWRDEAAVAAWRNLPEHRRVQSAGRDHVFADYHLRIAAIARDYSMTSRDEAPADSQTIHKERTSLGEFMGKGHSDTGLT comes from the coding sequence ATGATTGCTGTCATTTTTGAAGCCTGGGTGCCCGGAGGCGCGCGGTCAGACTATTTGAATCTGGCCGCAGAATTGCGCCCTCTTTTGAGTGATCTGGATGGCTTTCTATCCATCGAGCGGTTCCAGAGCCTCAACGATCCGGAAAAGGTGCTTTCCTTGTCTTTTTGGCGGGATGAAGCGGCGGTCGCCGCTTGGCGCAATCTGCCGGAGCATCGACGCGTTCAAAGCGCGGGGCGCGATCATGTTTTTGCCGACTATCATCTCAGAATTGCCGCGATCGCACGAGACTACAGCATGACATCGCGAGACGAGGCACCAGCCGACAGCCAAACCATACACAAGGAACGCACCAGCCTAGGAGAATTTATGGGAAAGGGGCATAGTGATACCGGCTTGACCTGA